A stretch of Mucilaginibacter terrae DNA encodes these proteins:
- a CDS encoding alpha/beta hydrolase, whose translation MITTETFTLPGAKGRIMLTDLTYDDVKPNAPLIIFVHGFKGFKDWGTHHLVARYFAQNGFRFLKFNFSHNGTTPEQPVDFADLIAFSENTFSIELEDLQYVIDWVSSGSVIPAAQSVILIGHSMGGGISIIKAAEDKRVSHLITMASVATFRNLWPAQIEKQWKLSGVMHFPNHRTGQQMPVKATLLDDLDRNPGRLNILARAADVAQPWLLIHGTADSVVPASHAHDLKSMQPNAQLVILPNADHVFGAGHPYLQPELPADLHLLCNKAVEFLAEN comes from the coding sequence ATGATCACTACCGAAACATTTACCCTGCCCGGTGCCAAAGGCCGCATTATGCTTACAGATTTAACTTATGATGATGTTAAACCCAACGCACCGCTCATTATTTTTGTACATGGCTTTAAGGGCTTTAAAGACTGGGGCACACACCACTTAGTGGCCCGTTACTTTGCCCAAAATGGTTTCAGGTTCCTCAAATTCAATTTTTCGCACAACGGCACCACACCCGAACAGCCTGTGGATTTTGCCGACCTGATAGCTTTTAGCGAAAATACATTTAGCATTGAGCTCGAAGACCTGCAATATGTGATAGACTGGGTGAGCAGCGGATCGGTTATACCGGCGGCCCAGTCGGTTATATTAATTGGCCACAGCATGGGTGGCGGCATCAGCATTATTAAAGCTGCCGAAGACAAGCGGGTAAGCCACTTAATAACCATGGCATCGGTAGCCACCTTCCGCAACCTGTGGCCTGCCCAGATAGAAAAGCAATGGAAACTGAGCGGGGTAATGCACTTTCCTAACCACCGCACCGGACAGCAAATGCCGGTAAAAGCTACTTTGCTGGATGATTTGGACCGTAACCCAGGAAGGCTAAACATATTAGCCCGTGCAGCCGACGTTGCCCAGCCCTGGCTGCTGATACATGGCACAGCCGATAGCGTGGTACCCGCCAGCCATGCGCATGACCTGAAATCCATGCAACCCAATGCCCAACTGGTAATATTACCTAACGCCGACCATGTTTTTGGTGCCGGTCACCCATATTTGCAACCGGAACTCCCAGCCGATTTGCACCTCTTGTGCAACAAGGCAGTGGAGTTTTTAGCTGAGAATTGA
- the hemA gene encoding glutamyl-tRNA reductase, whose translation MKYLKVIAFTHKQIELKELGKLVLCQEDLTAKLQQAKEQFNIPEMFYLSTCNRVEFVMATSQPVDKDFAQQFLQSLSVGLCPYYMNTFIDAASIYEDQEALTHLLRTSCSLESLVVGEKEILAQLRKAYESCRENGLTGDYLRMVMSCVVKTAKEVYTHTNISRNPISVVSLAYRKLKELKQCSNSRVLIIGAGETNRNISKYLQKHKYSNFAVFNRTLANAQSMAADLNGEAYDLDALKTYNKGFDVIITCTSATQPIITPEIYKTLLNGETERKTIVDLAVPTDTAPEVLEQFQVNFIGVSTLNEIAKKNLQERYQELVHAERIINQNIDEFLPLLKQRRIEVAMRQVPETIKQIKHKALNTVFADEVQAMDEQSRQVLEKVIAYMEKKYISVPMVMAKEIMINNN comes from the coding sequence TTGAAGTATTTAAAGGTAATAGCTTTTACGCATAAGCAAATTGAACTGAAGGAACTCGGAAAGCTGGTGCTTTGTCAGGAAGACCTTACCGCAAAATTACAACAAGCAAAAGAGCAGTTTAACATTCCCGAAATGTTTTACCTTTCAACCTGTAACCGGGTTGAGTTTGTAATGGCTACCTCGCAACCGGTTGATAAGGATTTTGCCCAGCAGTTTTTGCAATCGTTAAGCGTAGGCTTATGCCCTTATTACATGAATACCTTTATTGATGCCGCTTCTATTTACGAAGACCAGGAGGCATTAACCCACTTATTAAGAACTTCTTGCTCATTGGAAAGTTTGGTAGTTGGCGAAAAAGAAATTTTAGCCCAACTGCGCAAAGCTTATGAAAGCTGCCGCGAGAATGGCCTCACCGGCGATTACCTGCGCATGGTAATGAGTTGCGTAGTTAAAACCGCCAAGGAAGTTTATACCCACACCAATATATCGCGCAACCCCATTTCGGTAGTATCATTGGCTTATCGTAAATTAAAGGAATTAAAGCAGTGTTCAAACTCGCGTGTACTTATTATAGGTGCCGGCGAAACCAACCGCAACATTTCTAAATATCTGCAAAAGCATAAGTACAGCAACTTTGCCGTGTTTAACCGCACGCTGGCCAATGCCCAAAGCATGGCGGCCGATTTAAACGGCGAGGCTTATGATTTAGATGCCCTTAAAACCTACAACAAAGGGTTTGATGTGATCATCACCTGCACATCGGCCACGCAGCCTATCATCACTCCCGAAATTTATAAAACCCTGCTTAACGGCGAAACCGAGCGCAAAACCATAGTGGATCTGGCTGTACCTACCGATACCGCCCCCGAAGTTTTAGAGCAGTTTCAGGTTAATTTTATAGGCGTAAGCACTTTGAACGAAATTGCCAAAAAGAACCTGCAGGAGCGTTACCAGGAGTTGGTGCATGCCGAACGCATTATCAACCAAAACATCGACGAGTTTTTGCCTTTGCTTAAGCAACGCCGCATTGAGGTAGCCATGCGCCAGGTGCCAGAAACCATTAAGCAAATAAAGCACAAGGCATTGAACACGGTTTTTGCCGATGAGGTGCAAGCCATGGACGAGCAATCGCGCCAGGTGCTGGAAAAGGTGATAGCCTACATGGAGAAAAAGTACATTAGCGTACCCATGGTTATGGCTAAAGAGATCATGATCAATAATAATTGA
- a CDS encoding sensor histidine kinase, with product MKTWLDLKIGTWPLKRVTLHVAFWVIVYFMYTGLYAIQLTYATSIRNNLFYIPVHMFYYYTLAYWLVPRYLFNGRYIKFEIYLILLMIVSTLISRLVGIYIANPYILQHEHPSDWGFIEEQKWPLHKQLFNLLTFVNAWKAMNMVVWFALVLKMVKLWAERKQAALQAELNALKAQVHPHFLFNTLNNLYALTLSNSPKSSQVVLGLSDILRYMLYECNTENASVKQEVLVLQQYISLEKLRYEDRLDLNFTIEGDLENKFIAPLIMLPFVENAFKHGTSEKQGDVWININLSVSGNLLKFKVSNSKPDSSPADAQKHHGHIGLQNVKKRLELLYPSAHQLKIFDDDDAYLIVLELELNPQTKPQPQLAPHENTYADS from the coding sequence ATGAAAACCTGGCTTGATCTTAAAATTGGCACCTGGCCTCTTAAAAGGGTTACACTGCACGTGGCATTTTGGGTTATAGTGTACTTTATGTATACCGGTCTTTACGCTATTCAGCTTACATACGCCACTTCAATTCGCAACAACCTGTTTTATATACCGGTTCATATGTTTTACTACTACACGCTGGCATACTGGTTGGTACCCCGATATCTGTTTAACGGGAGGTATATAAAGTTTGAGATATACCTTATACTGCTCATGATAGTATCGACCCTAATAAGCCGGCTGGTTGGTATTTATATTGCAAACCCATACATTTTGCAACACGAACATCCCTCCGATTGGGGTTTTATTGAAGAGCAAAAATGGCCCCTGCATAAACAATTGTTTAACCTGTTAACCTTTGTTAATGCCTGGAAAGCTATGAATATGGTGGTATGGTTCGCACTCGTACTCAAAATGGTAAAACTTTGGGCCGAACGTAAGCAAGCTGCCTTGCAAGCCGAGTTGAATGCTTTAAAAGCACAGGTACACCCTCACTTTTTGTTCAATACGCTTAATAACTTGTATGCGCTAACGCTATCCAACTCACCAAAATCATCGCAGGTAGTGCTGGGTTTATCAGATATTTTAAGGTACATGCTGTACGAGTGTAATACAGAAAACGCATCGGTTAAGCAGGAGGTATTGGTGTTACAGCAATACATCAGCCTCGAAAAACTGCGTTATGAAGACCGCCTGGACTTGAATTTCACTATTGAAGGTGATTTGGAAAATAAGTTCATCGCCCCGCTTATTATGCTGCCTTTTGTTGAAAATGCCTTTAAACATGGCACCAGCGAAAAGCAGGGCGATGTATGGATCAACATAAATTTATCAGTAAGTGGTAACCTTTTAAAATTTAAGGTGTCTAATAGTAAACCGGATAGCTCACCGGCTGATGCGCAAAAGCACCATGGGCATATTGGTCTGCAAAACGTTAAAAAACGACTTGAATTGCTTTATCCATCGGCCCATCAGCTCAAAATTTTTGACGATGATGATGCCTATCTAATTGTATTAGAACTTGAACTTAACCCACAAACCAAACCACAGCCACAATTAGCACCCCATGAAAATACGTACGCTGATAGTTGA
- a CDS encoding LytR/AlgR family response regulator transcription factor, with translation MKIRTLIVDDEPHAIEVIDNYLTNFSDIEVMGKCNDAMQAFRMLQQKQVDLMFLDIKMPGINGTDLLRSIKKPPKVIFTTAYSEYALDGFELNAVDYLLKPIPFERFLRAMDKVYQLNDSKSGVQLVHENLPANTDAFLYLKVDRKTIKLNINDILWIESLRDYVKVVTATEVYITKQKISFLEEMLPERRFVRIHRSFIVSINKIGSFYSGAIEISGHELPIGRNYKQDLQKRLRMENMHFS, from the coding sequence ATGAAAATACGTACGCTGATAGTTGATGATGAACCGCATGCCATTGAGGTAATTGATAACTATTTGACCAATTTTAGTGACATTGAGGTTATGGGTAAATGCAATGATGCCATGCAGGCTTTCCGCATGTTGCAGCAAAAGCAGGTAGACCTGATGTTTCTGGATATTAAAATGCCCGGCATTAACGGTACCGATTTGCTGCGAAGTATTAAAAAACCGCCCAAGGTTATTTTTACCACTGCCTACAGCGAGTATGCGTTGGATGGTTTTGAACTTAACGCGGTAGATTACCTATTGAAACCTATCCCGTTCGAACGGTTCTTACGGGCAATGGATAAGGTGTACCAATTGAACGATAGCAAATCGGGCGTACAATTAGTGCACGAAAATCTCCCGGCCAATACAGATGCTTTTTTATACCTCAAGGTTGACCGTAAAACCATCAAGCTCAACATAAACGACATTTTGTGGATTGAAAGCCTGCGCGATTATGTAAAAGTGGTAACCGCTACCGAGGTATACATCACTAAACAAAAAATAAGCTTTTTAGAAGAGATGCTCCCCGAACGCCGCTTTGTGCGTATACACCGTTCGTTCATCGTATCCATTAATAAAATAGGTTCGTTCTATTCGGGAGCTATTGAGATAAGCGGGCACGAATTGCCCATTGGCCGTAATTACAAACAAGATTTGCAAAAGCGGTTGCGGATGGAAAATATGCATTTTAGTTGA
- a CDS encoding energy transducer TonB — protein sequence MAENQITNVKLSFTCSENWDAMAPTPNGRHCNKCNKTIHDFTNSKVEEFRAVMAENDYSICGHFTQNQISSMKAPFWKKWVSVGLVLIGFNFFFKKAEAQTIKIKDHNKAKPEDIPINGMVLEPQTMPSFPGGFDRFHQFILKTLNTDRIAGIKGREIISFMVEKNGELSSFKVLRSIGSKADKEIIRVLKLSPKWTPAKLNGKSVRAAYTIPIVIN from the coding sequence TTGGCTGAAAATCAGATTACGAACGTCAAACTCAGCTTCACCTGTTCCGAAAACTGGGATGCCATGGCGCCAACTCCAAATGGCCGTCATTGCAATAAGTGCAATAAAACCATTCATGATTTTACCAATAGTAAGGTGGAGGAGTTTAGGGCGGTAATGGCCGAAAACGATTATAGCATTTGTGGTCACTTTACACAAAACCAAATTTCAAGTATGAAAGCCCCTTTTTGGAAAAAATGGGTATCAGTAGGTTTAGTGCTGATAGGTTTTAACTTCTTCTTTAAAAAAGCAGAAGCTCAAACCATCAAAATCAAAGATCACAATAAAGCAAAACCTGAGGATATTCCAATTAATGGAATGGTTTTAGAACCTCAGACTATGCCTTCATTTCCCGGAGGATTTGATAGGTTTCATCAATTTATCTTAAAAACATTAAATACCGACCGCATAGCAGGCATAAAGGGGCGAGAAATCATTTCATTTATGGTAGAAAAAAATGGAGAACTTTCAAGCTTTAAAGTATTGCGAAGCATAGGTTCAAAAGCTGACAAAGAAATAATCAGAGTACTTAAACTATCGCCTAAATGGACACCGGCAAAATTAAATGGCAAAAGCGTAAGAGCCGCTTATACAATTCCGATAGTGATCAACTAA
- a CDS encoding DoxX family protein, which produces MLKKISLVILIIAYVAAGINHFIHPDGYIDIIPYYLPYPNILNYVAGACEVAFGLMLIFPQSRNLGLTLLIIMLAAFLPVHIAMVQAAPTRVNGYLITPLIAWLRLFLQPLLMMWLAWHHETKK; this is translated from the coding sequence ATGCTTAAAAAGATCAGCCTGGTAATCCTTATCATAGCCTATGTGGCGGCCGGTATAAACCATTTTATTCATCCAGATGGATATATCGACATCATTCCTTACTACCTTCCCTACCCCAACATATTAAATTACGTTGCCGGAGCCTGTGAGGTTGCCTTTGGGCTGATGCTTATTTTTCCGCAAAGCCGTAACCTGGGGCTAACTTTGCTTATTATTATGCTGGCGGCTTTTTTACCGGTACATATTGCTATGGTTCAGGCAGCGCCCACACGTGTTAACGGCTACCTTATAACCCCGTTAATTGCCTGGCTGCGTTTGTTTTTACAGCCGCTGCTAATGATGTGGCTGGCCTGGCATCACGAAACAAAAAAGTAG
- a CDS encoding thiamine pyrophosphate-dependent enzyme, which produces MAKNVAEQVVDMLANAGVKRIYAVTGDSLNEINDAVRRSDGKIQWVHMRHEEAGAYAAAAEAELNGIACCAGSSGPGHVHLINGLYDAHRAGAPVIAIASTCASHQFGTEYFQETNTIKLFDDCSHYNQIAVTPKQLPRMLQAGIQYAISKKGVSVVGLPGDVTSMDAEEVLSSTTNYYAEPVIRPADQDLQKLAALINESEKITIFCGIGCADAHDEVVELSKRINAPVGYSFRGKMFVQHDNPNEIGMTGLLGLPSAYHSMYDSDLLILLGTDFPYEQFMPTDCKIVQVDVKPERIGRRAKVDLGLCGKINDTLQALLPLLPQKTDDSFLQDQLDLYNKVKNNLQTYVEDKGTANTIHPEYVAATIDKLANQDAIFTVDTGMCCVWGARYIKGTGKRSMLGSFNHGSMANAMPQAIGAALACPDRQVVALAGDGGLSMLLGDLATISQYQLPIKIVVFNNRSLGMVKLEMEVAGLPDWQTDMHNPDFALLAQAMGIKGVTVTDPEQVETALRDAFAHNGPVLLNVMTDPNALAMPPKLEFAQVKGMALTMSKYILNGQAGEVWDTIKANYKHIKDVL; this is translated from the coding sequence ATGGCTAAAAATGTAGCAGAACAGGTAGTTGATATGCTTGCCAACGCAGGTGTAAAAAGAATATATGCAGTAACCGGTGATAGCCTTAATGAGATTAATGATGCTGTGCGCCGCAGCGACGGTAAAATACAATGGGTACACATGCGCCATGAAGAGGCCGGTGCCTATGCAGCTGCCGCCGAAGCTGAATTGAATGGTATTGCCTGTTGTGCAGGCAGCAGCGGTCCGGGCCATGTGCATTTAATTAACGGTTTGTACGATGCCCACCGGGCTGGTGCGCCAGTAATTGCCATTGCCTCCACCTGTGCATCACACCAGTTTGGTACCGAATATTTTCAGGAAACCAACACCATAAAACTATTTGACGATTGCAGCCATTACAACCAGATAGCCGTTACACCTAAACAATTGCCCCGTATGTTGCAGGCGGGTATTCAGTACGCCATCAGTAAAAAAGGGGTGTCGGTAGTTGGTTTGCCGGGCGATGTTACTTCTATGGATGCCGAAGAAGTGCTTTCATCTACCACTAATTACTATGCCGAACCGGTTATACGCCCTGCCGATCAGGACTTGCAAAAGTTAGCGGCGCTAATTAATGAGAGTGAAAAGATCACCATTTTTTGCGGTATAGGTTGTGCCGATGCGCATGATGAAGTAGTTGAGCTCTCCAAACGTATAAATGCCCCGGTAGGCTATTCTTTCCGCGGAAAGATGTTTGTGCAGCATGATAATCCTAATGAGATAGGTATGACCGGCTTGCTGGGCCTGCCATCGGCCTATCATAGTATGTACGATTCTGATTTGCTGATATTGTTAGGTACCGATTTTCCGTATGAGCAATTTATGCCTACCGATTGCAAAATTGTGCAGGTAGATGTGAAGCCCGAGCGTATTGGCCGCCGCGCCAAAGTTGATCTGGGTTTGTGCGGAAAGATAAATGATACGCTGCAAGCATTATTGCCACTGCTGCCTCAAAAAACTGATGATAGCTTTTTGCAGGATCAACTTGATTTATACAACAAGGTTAAAAATAACCTGCAAACCTATGTAGAAGACAAAGGTACAGCCAATACTATACACCCCGAATATGTGGCAGCTACCATTGATAAACTGGCTAACCAGGATGCTATTTTTACGGTAGATACCGGCATGTGCTGTGTTTGGGGAGCACGCTATATTAAGGGTACGGGTAAACGCAGCATGCTGGGTTCGTTTAACCATGGGTCGATGGCTAATGCTATGCCGCAGGCTATTGGTGCGGCCCTGGCTTGCCCCGACAGGCAGGTGGTGGCCTTAGCTGGCGATGGCGGGTTATCGATGCTATTAGGCGATTTAGCAACCATATCGCAATACCAATTGCCCATTAAAATTGTAGTATTCAATAACCGCTCGTTAGGTATGGTAAAGCTGGAAATGGAGGTAGCCGGCTTGCCCGACTGGCAAACTGATATGCACAACCCCGATTTTGCCCTACTTGCACAAGCTATGGGTATAAAAGGCGTAACGGTAACCGACCCTGAACAAGTAGAAACTGCCCTGCGTGATGCCTTCGCCCACAATGGCCCGGTATTGCTCAACGTAATGACCGACCCCAACGCCTTGGCTATGCCACCCAAACTGGAATTTGCCCAGGTAAAAGGTATGGCCTTAACCATGTCAAAATATATATTGAACGGCCAGGCAGGTGAGGTTTGGGATACCATAAAAGCTAATTACAAGCACATTAAGGATGTATTGTAA
- a CDS encoding MFS transporter has translation MLSTILTPKPIKQQHTRVATILAFALLPLSGFATDIYIPSLPSMSTSLHASSIQVQFTLTLFLISYGVGQLFIGSLLDSFGRYKISLIALVLFVLASLVIANTQSIFLIYVMRVVHGLTVAGIIVAKRAYFIDMFTGDKLKHYLSMFSIIWSTGPIVAPFVGGYFEVAFGWKSNFYFLALFGAILFVLEVLYSGESLQHFSEFAIKKITGIYASMITTASFTLGIVMLALAYGMVMVYNMTGPFIIEHALHLSPIVSGYSSLVLGFAWMVGGLIGKATINRPFFGRMVVNIIVQVFFVIAMLLVMPHMSNLYTLILFAFLIHVAAGFTFNNFFTFCLSRFPKNAGIASGLTGGINYVIISFLSYGVVAALPANDWHNLALSYLSMVVLSVLVMLVLKGKKDGLAAG, from the coding sequence ATGTTATCTACCATATTAACCCCCAAACCCATCAAACAACAACACACCCGGGTTGCCACTATATTAGCTTTTGCACTATTACCATTATCGGGTTTTGCTACCGATATTTACATACCATCATTGCCCTCCATGTCTACATCGCTGCATGCCAGCAGTATTCAGGTACAGTTTACCTTAACCTTGTTTTTAATAAGCTACGGCGTGGGGCAGCTGTTCATTGGCAGTTTGCTGGATAGTTTTGGCCGCTATAAAATTAGTTTGATTGCCTTGGTACTGTTTGTGCTGGCCAGTTTAGTTATTGCCAATACGCAAAGCATTTTTTTGATTTATGTAATGCGCGTAGTGCATGGCCTCACCGTGGCCGGTATTATTGTGGCCAAACGCGCCTACTTTATTGATATGTTTACGGGCGATAAGCTGAAACACTACCTCAGCATGTTCTCCATTATATGGTCTACCGGGCCAATTGTAGCACCCTTTGTGGGCGGTTACTTTGAGGTAGCCTTCGGCTGGAAATCGAACTTTTACTTTTTGGCCCTATTTGGCGCCATTCTCTTCGTGTTAGAAGTATTGTACAGTGGCGAATCATTACAGCACTTTTCGGAGTTTGCCATTAAAAAAATTACCGGCATTTATGCCTCCATGATAACCACCGCCAGTTTTACCCTGGGTATTGTGATGCTGGCTTTGGCCTACGGTATGGTAATGGTGTACAACATGACCGGGCCGTTTATTATTGAACATGCCCTGCACCTGTCGCCCATTGTATCGGGCTATAGCTCGCTGGTGCTGGGCTTTGCCTGGATGGTAGGCGGCCTGATTGGCAAGGCAACCATCAACCGTCCGTTTTTTGGCCGTATGGTGGTCAATATTATTGTGCAGGTGTTTTTTGTAATTGCCATGCTGCTGGTAATGCCGCATATGTCGAACCTATACACGCTCATCCTGTTCGCATTCCTCATACATGTGGCAGCCGGGTTTACGTTCAACAACTTCTTTACCTTTTGTTTAAGCCGTTTCCCCAAAAACGCAGGCATAGCCAGCGGGTTGACCGGTGGTATCAACTACGTAATCATCTCGTTTTTAAGCTACGGCGTAGTAGCCGCCCTGCCCGCTAATGATTGGCATAATTTGGCGTTGAGCTACTTGTCGATGGTAGTATTATCGGTATTGGTAATGCTGGTGTTGAAAGGGAAAAAGGATGGCTTGGCGGCCGGGTAA
- a CDS encoding MBL fold metallo-hydrolase — protein sequence MQLKGSRKEGKKFINPIPTDEAGFDKMPAILWEYINNKAESIPKKTLGPFNTDAAIYQTPPASGLRITWMGHSSLLIEIDGKRILTDPVWSSRASFVQWAGPKRFFKAPLPLDQLPKLDAIIISHDHYDHFDEATIRVLATKNIPFYTSLGVGSYLKKWGVAHHLITEMDWGDTAQVGTDCTFTTAPTRHFSGRGITNRNETLWSAFVIKGHTHNIFFGADSGWFNGFADIGEAYGPFDLTMLEIGAYGKNWPDIHMGPLSAVNAHLALKGKQMMPIHWGTFNLALHAWHEPIDILLELAAKENLSLFVPEPGKPTEVTGESYTSGWWGKYKS from the coding sequence ATGCAACTTAAAGGCTCCCGCAAAGAGGGTAAAAAATTCATCAACCCGATACCTACCGATGAGGCCGGCTTTGACAAAATGCCAGCTATTTTGTGGGAATACATCAACAACAAGGCCGAAAGCATCCCAAAAAAAACTTTAGGACCTTTTAACACAGATGCCGCCATATATCAAACCCCACCCGCAAGCGGCCTGCGCATCACCTGGATGGGGCACTCGAGCCTGCTGATAGAAATTGACGGCAAACGAATCCTCACCGACCCGGTCTGGAGTAGCCGCGCCTCATTTGTGCAATGGGCAGGTCCAAAACGCTTTTTTAAAGCCCCCTTACCGCTGGATCAGCTTCCTAAACTGGATGCCATCATTATCTCACACGACCATTACGACCATTTTGATGAGGCTACCATACGCGTTTTGGCTACTAAAAATATACCATTTTACACATCGCTTGGCGTTGGCTCATACCTAAAAAAATGGGGTGTAGCCCACCACCTTATTACCGAAATGGATTGGGGCGATACCGCGCAGGTAGGCACCGATTGTACATTTACCACGGCTCCAACCCGACACTTTTCGGGCCGGGGTATAACCAACCGTAATGAAACGCTGTGGAGTGCCTTTGTGATCAAAGGGCATACCCACAATATATTTTTCGGAGCCGATTCGGGCTGGTTTAACGGCTTTGCCGATATTGGCGAGGCCTATGGCCCCTTCGACCTAACCATGCTCGAAATTGGTGCTTACGGCAAAAACTGGCCCGATATACACATGGGGCCGCTAAGTGCCGTAAATGCTCACCTTGCACTCAAAGGCAAACAAATGATGCCCATACACTGGGGTACCTTTAACCTTGCCCTGCACGCTTGGCATGAGCCTATTGATATACTCCTCGAACTGGCCGCCAAAGAAAACCTCAGCCTCTTCGTGCCCGAACCCGGCAAACCAACCGAAGTAACCGGCGAGAGTTATACCTCGGGTTGGTGGGGAAAGTACAAATCGTAA
- a CDS encoding energy transducer TonB: MKLKPYSNQLFTIAVILVLCLLTNSSIAQSVRIDEPIPDQKLTKQELETTIFTSVEKLPEFPGGYIKFQEYIKANLKYPVAAADVGGARVNITFVVNRDGSLTDMKAIGRIPHPAMEQEALRVMKASPKWKPGESYGKKVRVQYTVPIVFTTKE, from the coding sequence ATGAAATTAAAACCTTATTCAAATCAGTTGTTTACAATAGCTGTAATATTAGTTTTATGCCTGTTAACAAACAGCAGCATAGCTCAGTCTGTGCGGATTGATGAGCCAATTCCGGATCAAAAACTAACTAAACAAGAACTTGAAACAACCATTTTTACTTCAGTTGAAAAACTACCTGAGTTTCCGGGCGGCTACATTAAGTTTCAAGAATATATCAAAGCAAATTTAAAATACCCTGTAGCAGCAGCCGATGTTGGTGGTGCCCGTGTCAACATTACATTTGTTGTAAACCGTGACGGTAGCCTTACCGATATGAAAGCAATAGGACGAATACCTCATCCTGCTATGGAACAAGAAGCCCTGCGTGTAATGAAGGCTTCCCCAAAATGGAAACCAGGCGAATCCTATGGAAAAAAAGTACGGGTGCAGTACACAGTGCCAATTGTTTTTACAACTAAGGAATAA